From one Nocardioides yefusunii genomic stretch:
- a CDS encoding Na+/H+ antiporter subunit D, protein MSWIVALPVLLPILGAGLSLALSKRPRLQLVLSVAVLVSVASVAGWLMFLADTEGPQTLWVGGWAETIGIVLVADRLSALMLLVSAVVTLAVLGYSIGQGMVDDEESAPVAVYHPTFLVLVAGISNAFLAGDLFNLFVSFEMLLFSSYVLLTLGGTGARIRAGTIYVLVALLSSTLFLITLAVTYSATGTLTMAHLSQRLSVIDPDVAQMIQLLLFTTFAIKAAVFPLSFWLPDSYPTAPAPVTAVFAGLLTKVGVYAILRMQTAIFPDSPMTDLLLWIALLTMVIGILGAIAQSDIKRMLSFTLVSHIGYLVLGIGVAGQAGISATIFYVVHHITVQTALFLVIGLVERRTGSTSLLRIGGLARIAPLLAVLFFVPAMNLAGIPPFSGFIGKVGLLQATIDLGTPLAWGLVAGGVLTSLLTLYAVAKTWAVVFWRTPAEAHQALVEINALQDQPGVTSGTRPTEHRGHLLTSAGAVPAATIAEAQQVTSSEVDERDFHQLIEAGEDTPHLPLSMLGPASALVAVTVALTVLAGPLFSYTDRAGADLVEHTPYIDAVLPGDTTPADLEAAR, encoded by the coding sequence ATGAGTTGGATCGTTGCTCTCCCGGTCCTGCTGCCGATCCTCGGCGCCGGACTCTCCCTGGCCCTCTCCAAGCGCCCGCGGCTGCAGCTGGTCCTCAGCGTCGCGGTGCTGGTCTCGGTGGCCTCGGTCGCCGGATGGCTGATGTTCCTGGCCGACACCGAAGGCCCGCAGACGTTGTGGGTGGGCGGCTGGGCAGAGACGATCGGCATCGTGCTGGTCGCCGACCGCCTCTCCGCCCTGATGCTGCTGGTCAGCGCCGTCGTGACCCTCGCGGTCCTGGGGTACTCGATCGGTCAGGGCATGGTCGACGACGAGGAGTCCGCGCCCGTCGCGGTGTACCACCCGACGTTCCTGGTGCTGGTCGCCGGAATCTCGAACGCGTTCCTCGCCGGCGACCTCTTCAACCTCTTCGTCTCCTTCGAGATGCTGCTCTTCTCCTCCTACGTGCTGCTCACCCTGGGCGGCACCGGAGCCCGCATCCGCGCCGGCACGATCTACGTCCTCGTCGCGCTGCTCTCCTCGACGCTGTTCCTGATCACGCTCGCGGTCACGTACTCCGCCACCGGCACCCTGACGATGGCGCACCTCTCGCAGCGGCTCTCGGTGATCGACCCGGACGTCGCGCAGATGATCCAGCTGCTGCTGTTCACGACGTTCGCGATCAAGGCGGCGGTCTTCCCGCTCTCGTTCTGGCTCCCGGACTCCTACCCGACGGCTCCGGCCCCGGTCACGGCCGTCTTCGCGGGTCTGCTGACGAAGGTCGGTGTGTACGCGATCCTGCGGATGCAGACCGCGATCTTCCCCGACTCCCCGATGACCGACCTGCTGCTGTGGATCGCACTGCTGACCATGGTGATCGGCATCCTCGGCGCGATCGCGCAGTCCGACATCAAGCGCATGCTGTCGTTCACGCTGGTGAGCCACATCGGCTACCTGGTGCTCGGCATCGGCGTCGCCGGACAGGCCGGGATCTCGGCGACGATCTTCTACGTCGTCCACCACATCACCGTGCAGACCGCGCTGTTCCTCGTGATCGGTCTCGTCGAACGCCGCACCGGCTCGACGTCGTTGCTCCGGATCGGTGGCCTGGCCCGGATCGCGCCGCTGCTGGCGGTGCTCTTCTTCGTCCCCGCGATGAACCTGGCCGGCATCCCGCCGTTCAGCGGTTTCATCGGCAAGGTCGGTCTGCTGCAGGCCACCATCGACCTCGGCACCCCGCTGGCGTGGGGTCTGGTCGCCGGTGGAGTCCTGACCAGCCTGCTGACGCTGTACGCGGTCGCGAAGACCTGGGCCGTCGTCTTCTGGCGCACCCCCGCGGAGGCGCACCAGGCACTGGTCGAGATCAACGCCCTGCAGGACCAGCCCGGCGTCACCTCCGGCACCCGCCCCACCGAACACCGCGGTCACCTGCTGACCTCGGCCGGTGCAGTGCCCGCGGCGACCATCGCCGAGGCCCAGCAGGTGACCTCCTCCGAGGTCGACGAACGTGACTTCCACCAGCTGATCGAGGCTGGCGAGGACACCCCGCACCTGCCGCTGTCGATGCTCGGCCCGGCCTCCGCGCTCGTCGCCGTGACGGTCGCTCTGACCGTCCTGGCCGGCCCGCTCTTCAGCTACACCGACCGGGCCGGGGCCGACCTCGTCGAACACACCCCTTACATCGACGCGGTGCTTCCCGGCGACACCACTCCCGCTGACCTGGAGGCCGCCCGATGA
- a CDS encoding Na+/H+ antiporter subunit E: protein MRTGWTGRVRPSRYRALQPWPLAWLTVLWIALWGSASVGNVVLGFAVAVAVSWFFPLPPVDLGSKVRFWPLVWLVVHFIGDVLKASVQVSLVVLRRRPVRNAVVKVDLHSNSDFVLTGVAAMLTLVPGSVVLEARRSTHTLFLHVLDTDDEAAVEKFRAEAFAVEERFLRAFEPLPEFRVDAPTLAAAAAAREEESR, encoded by the coding sequence ATGAGGACCGGCTGGACCGGCAGGGTGCGTCCCTCGCGCTACCGAGCCCTGCAGCCGTGGCCGCTGGCGTGGTTGACGGTGCTGTGGATCGCTCTGTGGGGCAGTGCCTCGGTCGGCAACGTCGTGCTCGGGTTCGCGGTCGCCGTCGCGGTGTCGTGGTTCTTCCCGCTGCCGCCGGTCGACCTCGGTTCCAAGGTGCGGTTCTGGCCGTTGGTGTGGCTGGTCGTCCACTTCATCGGCGACGTCCTCAAGGCCAGTGTGCAGGTCTCGCTGGTGGTGCTGCGTCGTCGTCCGGTCCGCAACGCGGTGGTCAAGGTCGACCTGCACTCCAACTCCGACTTCGTCCTCACCGGTGTCGCAGCGATGCTGACGCTGGTGCCCGGATCGGTGGTCCTGGAGGCACGTCGATCGACCCACACCCTGTTCCTGCACGTCCTCGACACCGACGACGAGGCAGCGGTGGAGAAGTTCCGCGCCGAGGCGTTCGCCGTGGAGGAACGCTTCCTGCGTGCCTTCGAACCGTTGCCCGAGTTCCGGGTCGACGCACCCACCCTGGCTGCTGCTGCGGCCGCCCGTGAGGAGGAGTCCCGATGA
- a CDS encoding monovalent cation/H+ antiporter complex subunit F, translating into MTWVLLASAVMLSAAALLLVFRITVGPTILDRSMALDVMMSVMVCAVALKSIWREDAWSIPMLLVLASVGFVGAVSIARYASGADDDEARDDDSDDSEDEARA; encoded by the coding sequence ATGACGTGGGTACTGCTCGCCTCCGCGGTGATGCTGAGTGCCGCCGCGCTGCTGCTGGTCTTCCGGATCACCGTCGGACCCACGATCCTGGACCGCTCGATGGCCCTGGACGTGATGATGTCGGTGATGGTCTGCGCGGTCGCGTTGAAGTCGATCTGGCGTGAGGACGCCTGGTCGATCCCGATGCTGCTGGTGCTGGCCTCGGTCGGATTCGTCGGGGCGGTCTCGATCGCCCGCTACGCCTCCGGCGCCGACGACGACGAGGCCCGTGACGACGACTCCGACGACTCCGAGGACGAGGCCCGCGCATGA
- the mnhG gene encoding monovalent cation/H(+) antiporter subunit G, with amino-acid sequence MTWTDVADVAAAALLLAGSAFALIAAIGVVRLPDLPTRMHAATKPQVIGLMLVVCGLALKLREPSVLGLLFLVVMMQMATAVVSGHMVARAGSRAGLVRDDLLVVDELTHEPDAPDGPELRGAP; translated from the coding sequence ATGACTTGGACCGACGTTGCCGACGTGGCCGCCGCTGCTCTGCTGTTGGCCGGATCGGCGTTCGCGCTGATCGCTGCCATCGGCGTGGTGCGCCTGCCCGACCTGCCCACCCGGATGCACGCCGCCACGAAGCCGCAGGTGATCGGCCTGATGCTGGTGGTCTGCGGTCTCGCACTCAAGCTGCGCGAACCGAGCGTGCTGGGGTTGTTGTTCTTGGTGGTGATGATGCAGATGGCCACCGCCGTCGTCTCGGGTCACATGGTGGCCCGTGCGGGTTCGCGTGCCGGTCTGGTGCGCGACGACCTGCTCGTCGTCGATGAACTGACCCACGAGCCCGATGCCCCTGACGGTCCGGAGCTCCGCGGCGCTCCCTGA
- a CDS encoding sucrase ferredoxin produces MSIPPASAQPSPFRCTPGSRADAEPMVGTAPTDTRYLLLEYAGAWGKKAVADSRLPDDVKTALAGLSAAGVNVMLVRRHGGRTAEGVRVFTVEVTPTDAHVRGAMLADVSVLLSLDLETFAATGVLTGLEPWERDLHLVCTNGSRDLCCAELGRPVAAAVSARWPAETWECTHLGGHRFSATLLSFPSAICLGRLDAESAVMALEEIEVGRHPLGFSRGRAGLSGAAQVAQVHVMEMTGLDDLGDVLVLEESHGVVRLLAQAPGSEGAQVEWQVGVRSVKVPRRQSCGDSPFKPATSYEVIAAGPVG; encoded by the coding sequence GTGAGCATCCCTCCCGCGTCCGCGCAGCCCTCGCCGTTCCGTTGCACGCCCGGCAGTCGCGCCGACGCCGAGCCGATGGTGGGCACCGCGCCGACCGACACCCGCTACCTGCTGCTGGAGTACGCCGGGGCGTGGGGCAAGAAGGCCGTCGCGGACTCGCGTCTGCCCGACGACGTGAAGACCGCCCTGGCCGGACTCTCCGCGGCGGGCGTCAACGTGATGCTGGTGCGTCGTCACGGCGGACGCACCGCCGAAGGCGTGCGGGTCTTCACCGTCGAGGTGACGCCCACCGACGCTCACGTCCGGGGCGCGATGCTCGCCGACGTCAGCGTCCTGCTCTCCCTCGACCTCGAGACGTTCGCCGCCACCGGTGTCCTGACCGGGCTGGAGCCGTGGGAACGCGACCTCCACCTGGTCTGCACCAACGGCAGCCGCGACCTGTGCTGCGCCGAACTGGGCCGTCCGGTCGCTGCCGCCGTCAGCGCCCGTTGGCCCGCGGAGACCTGGGAGTGCACGCACCTGGGCGGGCACCGGTTCTCGGCGACGCTGCTCTCGTTCCCGTCGGCGATCTGCCTGGGTCGCCTCGACGCCGAGAGCGCGGTGATGGCACTGGAGGAGATCGAGGTGGGACGTCACCCGCTCGGGTTCTCCCGCGGCCGCGCCGGACTCAGCGGCGCCGCGCAGGTGGCGCAGGTCCACGTCATGGAGATGACCGGACTCGACGACCTCGGCGACGTCCTGGTGCTCGAGGAGTCCCACGGCGTGGTGCGACTCCTCGCGCAGGCGCCGGGTTCGGAGGGTGCGCAGGTGGAGTGGCAGGTGGGCGTGCGGTCGGTGAAGGTGCCGCGTCGTCAGTCGTGCGGGGACTCCCCGTTCAAGCCGGCCACGTCGTACGAGGTGATTGCAGCCGGGCCCGTCGGCTGA
- a CDS encoding MFS transporter has product MTLLQRLRGLRMDTTPFRESRDFRLLLVAGTVFAFGSMITYVAIPYQVYKLTDSNFMVGLVGAVELVPLIVFGLWGGALADHLDRRRLLVLYGIAQAVIVAGLALNSFVGEPRLWVLFVLAVLLTSTSSLQRPAREALMPRTVKHEQIAAAQALTSLGSQMGVLAGPLLGGVLIAWVGTGWCFVVDACGLVLATLMYVAMRAYPHTTATTPPSIASIMEGVRYGVGRRDLLGTYTVDIASMLLAMPVVLFPAMAEEVFAAPERLGLLYAAGTIGAVLATATSGWIGSVHRHGAAITVSAALYGAMVALAGLSPSFWLAFVFLALAGATDMVSAIFRGTVWNQTIPENMRGRLAGIEMLSYSFGPRAGQVRGGFVADAWNVRGAVVSGGLACVVGVAATAAALRTFWSYDARTDEHAVAERAARAAHDDVRAGI; this is encoded by the coding sequence GTGACGCTCCTGCAACGACTCCGCGGCCTGCGGATGGACACCACCCCGTTCCGCGAGTCGAGGGACTTCCGGCTGCTGCTCGTGGCCGGAACGGTCTTCGCCTTCGGGTCGATGATCACCTACGTCGCGATTCCCTACCAGGTCTACAAGCTCACCGACTCCAACTTCATGGTCGGCCTCGTCGGTGCCGTCGAACTGGTGCCGCTGATCGTCTTCGGGCTCTGGGGCGGCGCGCTCGCCGACCACCTCGACCGACGACGCCTGCTCGTCCTCTACGGGATCGCACAGGCCGTGATCGTGGCCGGCCTGGCGCTCAACTCGTTCGTCGGCGAACCGCGCCTGTGGGTGCTCTTCGTGCTCGCGGTGCTGCTCACCTCCACGTCGTCGTTGCAGCGCCCGGCCCGCGAGGCGCTGATGCCGCGCACCGTGAAACACGAACAGATCGCCGCTGCGCAGGCGCTCACCAGCCTCGGCTCCCAGATGGGTGTCCTGGCCGGACCGCTCCTGGGCGGTGTGCTGATCGCCTGGGTCGGCACCGGCTGGTGCTTCGTCGTCGACGCCTGCGGTCTCGTCCTCGCCACGCTCATGTACGTCGCGATGCGCGCCTACCCGCACACCACCGCGACGACGCCGCCCTCGATCGCCTCGATCATGGAGGGCGTGCGCTACGGCGTCGGACGCCGCGACCTGCTGGGCACCTACACCGTCGACATCGCCTCGATGCTGCTCGCGATGCCGGTGGTGCTGTTCCCGGCGATGGCCGAGGAGGTCTTCGCTGCCCCCGAACGTCTGGGCCTGCTCTACGCTGCCGGCACGATCGGAGCAGTCCTGGCCACCGCGACGTCGGGCTGGATCGGCTCGGTGCACCGTCACGGCGCCGCGATCACCGTCTCCGCTGCGCTCTACGGGGCGATGGTCGCGTTGGCAGGTCTCAGCCCGAGCTTCTGGCTCGCGTTCGTCTTCCTCGCCCTGGCAGGGGCCACCGACATGGTCTCGGCGATCTTCCGCGGCACCGTCTGGAACCAGACGATCCCGGAGAACATGCGCGGACGCCTGGCCGGCATCGAGATGCTGTCCTACTCCTTCGGTCCGCGTGCCGGACAGGTCCGGGGCGGCTTCGTCGCGGACGCCTGGAACGTCCGCGGTGCGGTGGTCTCGGGCGGTCTGGCCTGCGTCGTCGGGGTCGCTGCGACCGCGGCGGCGCTGCGCACCTTCTGGAGCTACGACGCCCGGACCGACGAGCACGCGGTCGCCGAACGCGCCGCGCGTGCCGCCCACGACGACGTCCGGGCTGGGATCTGA